The following proteins are co-located in the Hyalangium minutum genome:
- a CDS encoding DUF4215 domain-containing protein → MKRMTPSWTLCVHGVRFMLALTALTLSACYESGTITCSSGLVCPSRMTCSADGRSCLSDSCGDSVRQAGEACDDGNKINGDGCSSDCRSDETCGNGIVDEIKDEVCDFGDAEPGDGCSADCKSDEECGNGIIDQDEACDDRNTLSGDGCSADCKSDESCGNRIKDLVKGEVCDDGNNLNGDQCSADCLSVETCGNGVRDEGEECDDGPSNNEDHCLSSSCKLARCGDGVVNRAPDSTEQCDPGVDPVGCNYNCTLSQCGDGIVNAAAGEQCDLGGGENSFCTRECKVSYCGDRYTNAAAHEECDYNNPQDRDGCLPNCKRDLCGDGELNPGEVCDDGNRDACGTCNATCTKVQPIQKARGSIEVMAEEPDGEKVGKLIKDEWKFTISDGKNLPRGFEFDKPNTDDVTEGFKAIPINNGMTSFDVANAIYTAIQWAGSLQVEASYDGAHTISLVHVAEGMRGNQIIVGTPQNQIYDILKISGMSGGVARDCSEGISCKSNDDCAPGLTCRESPRTCRP, encoded by the coding sequence ATGAAGCGAATGACCCCCAGTTGGACTCTTTGTGTCCACGGCGTCCGGTTCATGCTGGCGCTGACGGCGTTGACTCTCTCGGCTTGCTACGAGTCCGGGACCATCACCTGCTCTTCCGGCCTCGTCTGCCCCTCGCGGATGACGTGCTCCGCGGATGGCCGATCCTGCCTCTCCGATTCCTGCGGTGACAGCGTACGGCAGGCGGGAGAAGCCTGCGATGATGGGAACAAGATCAACGGCGATGGGTGCAGCTCGGACTGCAGGTCCGACGAGACATGTGGGAACGGCATCGTTGATGAGATCAAGGACGAGGTCTGCGACTTTGGCGACGCCGAGCCTGGCGATGGATGCAGCGCTGACTGCAAGTCCGATGAAGAGTGTGGAAACGGCATCATCGACCAAGACGAGGCCTGCGACGATCGCAACACGCTCTCTGGAGATGGCTGCAGCGCGGATTGCAAGTCCGATGAGAGTTGCGGCAATAGAATTAAGGACCTCGTTAAGGGTGAGGTATGCGATGACGGCAACAACCTGAATGGCGATCAGTGCAGTGCCGACTGTCTCTCTGTCGAGACCTGCGGCAACGGAGTGAGGGACGAGGGAGAAGAGTGCGACGATGGGCCTTCCAACAACGAGGACCATTGTCTGTCGTCGAGCTGCAAGCTGGCGCGGTGCGGAGACGGGGTCGTGAACCGGGCCCCCGACAGTACAGAGCAGTGTGACCCCGGAGTCGATCCGGTCGGGTGCAACTACAACTGCACTCTTTCTCAATGTGGTGATGGGATCGTCAACGCAGCCGCTGGTGAGCAGTGCGACTTGGGCGGCGGAGAGAACAGTTTCTGCACCAGAGAATGCAAAGTCTCCTACTGCGGTGATAGGTACACCAACGCGGCCGCACACGAAGAGTGTGACTACAACAACCCGCAGGACCGGGATGGATGCCTCCCCAACTGCAAGCGTGACCTCTGCGGAGACGGGGAACTGAACCCGGGTGAGGTCTGCGATGACGGTAACAGAGACGCATGCGGCACCTGCAATGCCACATGCACGAAAGTTCAACCCATTCAGAAAGCCCGAGGATCCATCGAAGTGATGGCGGAGGAGCCTGACGGTGAGAAGGTTGGAAAGCTCATCAAGGATGAATGGAAGTTCACCATCAGCGACGGCAAAAATCTTCCCAGGGGCTTCGAGTTCGACAAGCCGAATACTGATGATGTGACCGAGGGATTCAAGGCCATTCCAATCAATAACGGCATGACCAGCTTTGATGTCGCCAATGCGATCTACACCGCCATCCAGTGGGCAGGCTCCCTTCAGGTCGAGGCGTCTTATGATGGAGCGCACACGATCAGTCTGGTGCACGTAGCTGAGGGCATGAGAGGAAACCAAATCATCGTTGGCACGCCTCAGAACCAGATCTATGACATCCTCAAGATCAGCGGCATGTCTGGCGGAGTGGCACGAGACTGCTCAGAGGGCATCTCGTGCAAGAGCAACGATGACTGTGCGCCGGGCCTCACCTGCAGGGAGAGCCCCAGGACCTGCCGGCCGTAG
- a CDS encoding nucleotidyltransferase family protein, which yields MSVGVVLLAAGSSSRLGRPKQLLVHGGKTLVRRAAEAAVGAQCGPVVVVLGAQAQAVASELAGLPVHTVHNAAWEQGMGVSLRVGVRALDPAAEAALVMLCDQLRVESGHLRALVEAFGRTGSPIVASGYESARGVPALFSRAIFPELEALAPDEGARGVIARDSSRVVEVALAGGGEDVDTTADLSRLT from the coding sequence GTGAGCGTGGGCGTGGTGCTGCTGGCTGCGGGGAGCTCCTCGCGGCTGGGGCGTCCCAAGCAGCTCCTGGTCCACGGCGGGAAGACGCTGGTGCGGCGCGCGGCCGAGGCTGCGGTAGGGGCTCAGTGCGGCCCAGTGGTGGTGGTGCTTGGGGCGCAGGCGCAGGCCGTGGCCTCGGAGCTGGCCGGGCTGCCCGTGCACACGGTGCACAACGCGGCCTGGGAGCAGGGCATGGGCGTCTCGCTGCGCGTGGGCGTGCGAGCGCTCGACCCGGCGGCAGAGGCCGCGCTGGTGATGCTGTGTGATCAGCTTCGCGTGGAGTCCGGGCACCTGCGCGCGCTCGTGGAGGCCTTTGGCCGGACAGGTTCCCCCATCGTGGCCTCGGGCTACGAGAGCGCACGAGGAGTCCCCGCGCTGTTCTCCCGCGCGATCTTCCCCGAGCTAGAGGCGCTCGCACCGGACGAGGGTGCGCGTGGCGTCATTGCCCGCGATTCCTCCCGGGTGGTGGAGGTGGCGCTGGCGGGCGGTGGCGAGGACGTCGACACCACAGCGGATCTCTCCCGCCTCACTTGA
- a CDS encoding trehalase family glycosidase: protein MSPLTHSRSVAARVSAPLSARIPASLLVPGAPAHALPRLSPSTFTARLAYEVLMALDLDRDGCITARDAELARAHQVRFAVDFQLGPGVSVELKSPERLAQAADVLAEEIFAGRGDVPGLPVARLLERRTTAMRQLLDQNWEGLVRRADRFDQLNEALKGMRVKSPDGRWRLYVPAKDVKAVKRLRAQAARHGWEVVPLRKPREQADWQRLMREPGMAYLPNPYIVPGGRFMQMFGWDSYFNGRGALASGRAELVRGMVENHVYALEHYGKIPNSNLSFHLSRTQPPLLPRLALELHAVQPDRRMLQRVAKAAMKELETVFRTGPRATPSGLSRYKDDAEGPDAEDVSAFYNERPDNAEFHRHDRAIRESGWDMCHRFGTALHQHEPVCLNSLLYQYELDLARILRLLEGDRSKRAAAYEKAARTRARTMRARFWDEERGMFFDHDFVNGRRSQYESLATFYPLWTGWASRKEAAAVAASLSRFLQPGGVSSSSKASREAAGGEDLQWDWPFGWAPHQIIVVEGLRRYGFHAEADQVAYRWLSMVMDIAGQHNGLIKEKYDVVRRSADVPVEYGNQGADRGPYMQPRSQRTLGFAWTNASVLLLLNGLSEELQETLDVGVPADTVTGPKNVPEGGNTLQATG from the coding sequence ATGTCCCCCCTGACACATTCTCGCTCTGTTGCGGCTCGGGTCTCCGCGCCGCTGTCCGCTCGCATTCCCGCATCGCTGCTCGTCCCAGGCGCCCCGGCGCACGCCCTCCCGCGGCTCTCGCCCAGCACCTTCACCGCGCGCCTCGCCTACGAGGTGCTCATGGCTTTGGATCTCGACCGCGATGGCTGCATCACGGCGCGGGATGCGGAGCTGGCGCGGGCGCACCAGGTGCGCTTCGCGGTGGACTTCCAGCTGGGCCCTGGCGTGAGCGTGGAGCTGAAGAGCCCGGAGCGGCTGGCGCAAGCCGCGGACGTGCTCGCCGAGGAGATCTTCGCGGGGAGGGGAGATGTGCCCGGGCTGCCCGTGGCGCGCCTGCTGGAGCGCCGCACCACCGCGATGCGGCAGCTCCTGGATCAGAACTGGGAGGGGCTGGTGCGCCGGGCGGACCGGTTCGACCAGTTGAACGAGGCGCTCAAGGGCATGCGGGTGAAGAGCCCGGATGGCCGCTGGCGCCTGTATGTCCCCGCCAAGGACGTGAAGGCCGTGAAGCGGCTGCGGGCCCAGGCTGCGCGCCATGGCTGGGAGGTGGTGCCCCTGCGGAAGCCGCGCGAGCAGGCCGACTGGCAGCGGCTGATGCGCGAGCCGGGCATGGCGTACCTGCCGAACCCGTACATCGTCCCGGGCGGCCGGTTCATGCAGATGTTCGGCTGGGACAGCTACTTCAACGGGCGTGGGGCGCTGGCCTCGGGCCGCGCGGAGCTGGTGCGGGGCATGGTGGAGAACCACGTCTACGCGCTGGAGCACTACGGGAAGATTCCCAACTCGAACCTGAGCTTCCACCTGTCGCGGACGCAGCCGCCGCTCTTGCCGAGGCTGGCGCTGGAGCTCCACGCGGTGCAGCCCGACCGGCGGATGCTGCAGCGGGTGGCGAAGGCGGCGATGAAGGAGTTGGAGACGGTGTTCCGTACCGGCCCTCGCGCCACGCCGAGCGGGCTCTCTCGTTATAAGGATGATGCGGAGGGCCCCGACGCGGAGGACGTGTCCGCGTTCTACAACGAGCGTCCAGACAACGCCGAGTTCCACCGGCACGACCGGGCCATCCGCGAGAGCGGCTGGGACATGTGCCACCGCTTCGGCACGGCGCTGCACCAGCACGAGCCGGTGTGCCTCAACTCGCTGCTGTACCAGTACGAGCTGGACCTGGCGCGCATCCTGCGGCTGCTGGAGGGTGACCGCTCGAAGCGGGCGGCCGCGTACGAGAAGGCGGCGAGGACCCGGGCGCGGACGATGCGCGCGCGGTTCTGGGACGAGGAGCGGGGGATGTTCTTCGACCACGACTTCGTGAACGGGCGCCGCTCGCAGTACGAGTCGCTGGCCACCTTCTATCCGCTGTGGACGGGCTGGGCTTCGCGCAAAGAGGCGGCGGCGGTGGCCGCGTCGCTCTCGCGCTTCCTGCAGCCAGGGGGCGTGTCCTCGAGCAGCAAGGCCTCGCGCGAGGCGGCGGGCGGGGAAGACTTGCAGTGGGACTGGCCGTTTGGCTGGGCGCCCCACCAGATCATCGTGGTGGAGGGGCTGCGGCGCTACGGCTTCCACGCCGAGGCGGACCAGGTGGCGTACCGCTGGCTGTCGATGGTGATGGACATCGCGGGGCAGCACAACGGTCTCATCAAGGAGAAGTACGACGTGGTGAGGCGCTCGGCGGACGTGCCGGTGGAGTACGGCAACCAGGGCGCGGACCGCGGTCCTTATATGCAGCCTCGCTCCCAGCGGACGCTGGGCTTCGCGTGGACGAACGCGTCGGTGCTGCTGCTGCTGAACGGGCTGTCCGAGGAGCTACAGGAGACGCTGGATGTCGGCGTGCCGGCGGACACCGTGACGGGGCCGAAGAACGTGCCCGAGGGTGGCAACACGCTGCAAGCCACGGGCTGA
- a CDS encoding XdhC family protein encodes MKDLEDILRARGRIQGPLVLATVVAVSGSAYRRPGARMLMHEEGWLAGGVSGGCLEGDIIRKAFFWTASGPRVLRYDSTGDNAEDEGGLSFALGCNGVVDVLLERWEPGPLDPLAFADEARRQSRRAVVATVYAGPANAVGARLLLRDNGVEVSNLSGPLRDAVRTAAGEALEVGRTWSGPCGGADVLVEVVDPPTPVVLFGGGFDVAPVVTQAAALGWHVTVVADKPIDTLRRRFPKAHAVVAAKAREIQEKVTLSSRTLAVVMTHSLPQDRELLARLLPLPLRYLGVLGPRSRTDRLLSELTPAPTPAQLEKLHAPIGLDLGGEGPDEVALSIVAEMRAVLADREGGKLRDRQAPIHTLAPPMARRLA; translated from the coding sequence GTGAAGGATCTGGAGGACATCCTCCGCGCCCGTGGCCGCATTCAGGGGCCGCTCGTGCTGGCCACGGTGGTGGCGGTGTCGGGCTCGGCCTACCGGAGGCCCGGGGCGCGCATGCTGATGCATGAGGAGGGCTGGCTTGCGGGAGGTGTGAGCGGCGGGTGCCTGGAGGGAGACATCATCCGCAAGGCCTTCTTCTGGACGGCCAGTGGCCCTCGTGTGCTGCGCTACGACTCCACCGGCGACAACGCCGAGGACGAGGGCGGCCTGTCCTTCGCGCTGGGCTGCAACGGCGTGGTGGACGTGCTGCTCGAGCGCTGGGAGCCCGGCCCGCTGGATCCGCTCGCCTTCGCGGACGAGGCGCGGCGGCAGTCGCGGCGCGCGGTGGTGGCGACGGTGTACGCGGGGCCGGCCAACGCGGTGGGCGCGAGGCTGTTGCTGCGAGACAACGGGGTGGAGGTGAGCAATCTCTCCGGCCCGCTGCGGGATGCGGTGCGCACGGCGGCGGGCGAGGCGCTCGAGGTGGGCCGCACCTGGAGCGGCCCGTGCGGCGGCGCGGACGTGCTGGTGGAGGTGGTGGATCCGCCCACGCCGGTGGTGCTGTTCGGCGGAGGCTTCGACGTCGCTCCTGTGGTGACGCAGGCGGCGGCCCTGGGCTGGCACGTCACCGTGGTGGCGGACAAGCCCATCGACACGCTGAGGCGTCGCTTCCCCAAGGCCCACGCTGTCGTGGCGGCCAAGGCGCGTGAGATTCAGGAGAAGGTGACGCTCTCCTCTCGCACGCTGGCGGTGGTGATGACGCACAGCCTGCCGCAGGACCGCGAGCTGCTGGCCCGGCTGCTGCCGCTGCCGCTGCGCTACCTGGGCGTGCTGGGGCCTCGCTCGCGGACGGATCGGCTGCTCTCGGAGCTGACGCCCGCGCCAACACCCGCGCAGTTGGAGAAACTGCACGCACCCATCGGACTGGACCTGGGCGGCGAGGGCCCGGACGAGGTGGCGCTCTCCATCGTGGCGGAGATGCGCGCGGTGCTGGCCGATCGCGAGGGCGGCAAGCTGCGCGACCGGCAGGCTCCCATCCACACGCTCGCGCCACCGATGGCGCGGAGGCTCGCGTGA
- a CDS encoding molybdopterin oxidoreductase family protein produces the protein MASPSSGTQTHFRACNLCEAMCGVRIEVENGRITSIRGDEEDPFSRGHICPKAVALKELHEDPERLRQPMRRTAQGWVPVSWEEALDETARRLHELQSTQGRDSVAVYLGNPTVHNVGAMLFVPQLLRTLRTRNSYSATSVDQLPHLLASHLMFGHQLLVPIPDLDRTGYLLALGANPLASNGSMMTAPDVRARLRGIQQRGGRVVVVDPRRTETARIADEHLFIRPGTDALFLFAVLHELLQRPRLERLAAFTEGLETVRELAREFTPERAAGPTGVPAETIRRIAREFAEAPSAVCYGRVGTSTQAFGGLCQWLIHVINVVSGNLDREGGAMFTRPAFDLVGGPKALSSSRGGFGRWKSRVRGLPEFAGELPVAALAEEILTEGQGQIRALVTFAGNPVLSTPNGGQLDKALASLDFMVSIDPYLNETTRHAHLILPPPSPLERAHYDVAFHALAIRDTARYAPALFEPPPSVMHDWRILLELKHRLGVLRHGSSVKGTLSYQALKRLGPEGLLDVGLRAGPYGIRTRGFRKGLSLSALKRAPHGVDLGPLKPSLPQRLFTPDKRIQLAPTVFVEDVKRLREAFPEDAAPLGSGELLLIGRRHLRDNNSWMHNVPMLMTGKPRCTLMMHPEDAKALGLGEGDEAVVASRVGQVSVPVNVTDEVMRGVVSLPHGYGHRRHGVKLSVAEKHAGVSLNDLTDDQHLDALCGNAAFSGVPVRVTRAVPHS, from the coding sequence ATGGCCTCTCCCTCCTCCGGAACCCAGACCCATTTCCGCGCCTGCAACCTCTGCGAGGCCATGTGCGGAGTCCGCATCGAGGTGGAGAACGGCCGCATCACCTCCATCCGAGGGGATGAGGAGGACCCGTTCAGCCGGGGGCACATCTGCCCCAAGGCGGTGGCGCTGAAGGAGCTGCACGAGGATCCGGAGCGGCTGCGCCAGCCGATGCGCCGCACCGCCCAGGGCTGGGTGCCGGTCTCGTGGGAGGAGGCGCTGGACGAGACGGCGCGGCGGCTGCACGAGCTGCAGAGCACGCAGGGCCGGGACTCGGTGGCCGTGTACCTGGGCAACCCTACGGTCCACAACGTGGGGGCGATGCTCTTCGTTCCCCAACTGCTGCGCACGCTGCGCACGCGCAACAGCTACAGCGCGACGTCGGTGGATCAGCTGCCGCACCTGCTGGCCTCGCACCTGATGTTCGGTCACCAACTGCTGGTGCCGATTCCTGACTTGGACCGGACCGGGTACCTGCTGGCGCTGGGGGCGAACCCGCTGGCTTCGAACGGGAGCATGATGACGGCGCCGGACGTGCGGGCGCGGCTCCGAGGCATCCAGCAGCGCGGCGGACGGGTGGTGGTGGTGGATCCGCGCCGCACGGAGACGGCGCGCATCGCGGACGAGCACCTCTTCATCCGGCCGGGCACGGATGCGCTGTTCCTCTTCGCGGTGCTCCACGAGCTGCTGCAGCGGCCCAGGCTGGAGCGCCTGGCGGCGTTCACGGAGGGGCTGGAGACGGTGCGCGAGTTGGCGCGCGAGTTCACGCCGGAGCGGGCTGCGGGGCCGACGGGAGTTCCCGCGGAGACGATCCGCCGCATTGCCCGCGAGTTCGCCGAGGCGCCTTCGGCGGTGTGCTACGGGCGGGTGGGCACGTCCACGCAGGCGTTCGGGGGGCTGTGCCAGTGGCTCATCCACGTCATCAACGTGGTGAGCGGGAACCTGGATCGCGAGGGCGGTGCCATGTTCACGCGCCCGGCGTTCGACCTGGTGGGAGGACCCAAAGCGCTGTCGAGCAGCCGGGGTGGATTCGGGCGGTGGAAGAGCCGGGTGCGAGGGCTGCCCGAGTTCGCGGGCGAGCTGCCGGTGGCCGCGCTGGCCGAGGAGATCCTCACGGAGGGGCAGGGGCAGATCCGCGCGCTGGTCACCTTCGCGGGCAACCCGGTGCTGTCCACGCCCAACGGAGGGCAGCTCGACAAGGCGCTGGCGTCGCTGGACTTCATGGTGTCCATCGACCCGTACCTCAACGAGACGACGCGGCACGCGCACCTCATCCTGCCGCCGCCGTCACCGCTGGAGCGTGCGCACTATGACGTGGCCTTCCACGCGCTGGCGATCCGGGACACGGCCCGGTACGCGCCCGCGCTGTTCGAGCCGCCCCCGAGCGTGATGCACGACTGGCGGATCCTCTTGGAGCTGAAGCACCGGTTGGGGGTGCTTCGGCATGGGAGCAGCGTGAAGGGCACGCTGAGCTATCAAGCGCTGAAGCGGCTGGGCCCCGAGGGACTCCTCGACGTGGGCCTGCGCGCCGGGCCTTACGGAATCCGGACTCGGGGATTCCGAAAGGGGCTGAGCCTCTCGGCGCTGAAGCGGGCGCCTCATGGCGTGGACCTGGGTCCGCTGAAGCCAAGCCTGCCGCAGCGGCTGTTCACCCCGGATAAGCGCATCCAGCTGGCGCCCACGGTCTTCGTGGAGGATGTGAAGCGGCTGCGCGAGGCCTTCCCGGAAGACGCGGCTCCGTTGGGGAGCGGAGAGCTGCTGCTGATCGGCCGGCGGCACCTGCGCGACAACAACTCCTGGATGCACAACGTGCCGATGCTGATGACGGGCAAGCCGCGCTGCACGCTGATGATGCACCCGGAGGATGCGAAGGCGCTCGGGCTGGGGGAGGGAGACGAGGCTGTGGTCGCCTCGAGGGTGGGCCAGGTCTCCGTCCCGGTGAACGTGACGGACGAGGTGATGCGAGGCGTGGTGAGCCTGCCGCACGGCTATGGCCACCGCCGCCACGGTGTGAAGCTGTCCGTGGCGGAGAAGCACGCGGGCGTGAGCCTGAATGACCTCACCGACGACCAGCACCTGGACGCGCTCTGCGGCAACGCCGCATTCAGCGGAGTGCCCGTGCGCGTCACCCGGGCGGTGCCTCACAGTTGA
- a CDS encoding serine/threonine-protein kinase — MTTELADAARPPSLDLKRRATVAPNTGVSSSAVNLQSAARGAQDTQEVLAPSSRIHQYELIRQLGSGGMGTVYLARDTRLGRRVAIKLLQTQSPSFTQRFILEARATARCSHENIVIIYEVGEVHGKPFMVLEYLQGQPLQKVVGGQRLPPARVVELMVPVVRALVCAHGEGIVHRDLKPDNILVTDAGSIKVLDFGIAKVLQGDESSSERSRVAPASAAEGLSAELSHLTQNGALVGTLPYMSPEQWGNGVTVDHRTDLWAVGIILFRMLAGRHPLEPLRGPQLAVTAFLDEPMPRLRDVAPDVPVALADVVDRCLLKRKEERFHDATELLRALEAFLPGRYAPELRIDESPYAGLSSFQEADADLFFGRSREIAALVSRIRDRPLMAVVGPSGAGKSSFVRAGLVPALKRSGEPWDAVVIRPGRDPLGALANIVAPLLNSSDSLAQDLKEHHTLVERMRAEPGIVGTVLRGRARRDRRRLLVFVDQFEELYTQVANPQERLAFTACLSGIADDATAPMRVVVSIRSDFLDRVPEDERFMAELGQGLFFLSSLGSDGLRDALVRPAEMAGYRFESPHMVDSMLQHLEATQGALPLLQFAATQLWEQRDTARRLLTQQRYDEMGGIAGALASHADSVLARLPSESRTLVRALFLRLVTPERTRAIVSLEELQELSRDTGQILALADQLVQARLLVVQTGSGAAGATVELVHESLIHQWPTLHRWLDETQDDSAFLDQLRNAARQWHTKGRDSGLLWRGEMVEEAQRFQRRYVGELPQVQLDFLKAVASQAARSTRWRRMLVIGAMVFLSLLVAASAVALVNIRESKQEAEHQAREARKAEVAAQRSLAEAKAEALARQKAQEEEQAAQKKVQEEQQKKLELFQQLREANADYERANDGLTRAVRQARLSERKAKRAKKASDESERRAREDRERALRAVESLQEKLRQEKERQERTIEMGPVPSLYLDKEAK, encoded by the coding sequence ATGACGACCGAGCTCGCGGATGCCGCGAGGCCGCCTTCGCTTGACCTCAAGCGACGCGCGACCGTGGCACCGAATACGGGAGTGTCTTCTTCAGCGGTCAACCTGCAGAGCGCGGCGCGCGGCGCGCAGGACACCCAAGAGGTGCTCGCGCCAAGCTCACGCATCCACCAATACGAGCTGATCCGCCAGCTCGGCAGCGGCGGCATGGGCACCGTCTACCTGGCGCGTGATACGCGGCTGGGGCGCCGCGTGGCCATCAAGCTGCTGCAGACGCAGAGCCCCTCATTCACCCAGCGCTTCATCCTCGAGGCGCGGGCGACGGCGCGCTGCAGCCACGAGAACATCGTCATCATCTACGAGGTGGGCGAGGTCCACGGTAAGCCCTTCATGGTGCTGGAGTACCTCCAGGGGCAGCCGCTGCAGAAGGTGGTGGGGGGCCAGCGCCTGCCACCGGCCCGAGTGGTGGAGCTGATGGTGCCCGTGGTGCGCGCCCTGGTCTGCGCCCACGGGGAGGGCATCGTTCACCGCGACCTCAAGCCCGACAACATCCTCGTCACCGACGCGGGCTCCATCAAGGTGCTCGACTTCGGCATCGCCAAGGTGCTCCAGGGGGATGAGTCGTCCTCCGAGCGCAGCCGGGTGGCGCCCGCCTCCGCCGCGGAAGGCCTGAGCGCGGAGCTCTCCCACCTCACCCAGAACGGCGCGCTGGTGGGCACGCTGCCCTATATGTCCCCGGAGCAGTGGGGCAACGGCGTCACGGTGGATCACCGCACGGATCTCTGGGCGGTGGGGATCATCCTCTTCCGGATGCTCGCGGGCCGGCACCCGCTGGAGCCCCTGCGGGGTCCCCAGCTCGCGGTGACCGCGTTCCTGGACGAGCCCATGCCCCGGCTGCGGGACGTGGCGCCCGACGTGCCTGTGGCGCTGGCGGACGTGGTGGATCGCTGTTTGCTCAAGCGCAAGGAGGAGCGCTTCCACGACGCGACCGAGCTCCTGCGCGCCCTGGAGGCGTTCCTCCCCGGCCGCTATGCCCCCGAGCTGCGCATCGATGAGAGCCCCTACGCTGGCCTCAGCTCCTTCCAGGAGGCGGACGCCGACCTGTTCTTCGGGCGCTCGCGGGAGATCGCCGCCCTGGTGAGCCGCATCCGCGACCGGCCGCTGATGGCGGTGGTGGGGCCCTCGGGGGCGGGCAAGTCTTCCTTCGTGCGCGCCGGCCTGGTTCCGGCGCTCAAGCGCTCCGGAGAGCCGTGGGACGCGGTGGTCATCCGCCCCGGAAGGGATCCGCTGGGGGCGCTGGCGAACATCGTGGCGCCGTTGCTGAACTCCTCGGACTCGCTCGCGCAGGACTTGAAGGAGCACCACACGCTGGTGGAGCGGATGCGCGCTGAGCCCGGCATCGTGGGCACGGTGCTGCGCGGCAGGGCCCGCCGGGACCGGCGGCGGCTGCTCGTCTTCGTGGATCAGTTCGAAGAGCTCTACACGCAGGTGGCCAACCCTCAGGAGCGCCTGGCCTTCACTGCATGCCTGTCGGGCATCGCGGATGACGCGACGGCGCCCATGCGGGTGGTGGTGTCCATTCGCTCGGACTTCCTGGACCGGGTGCCGGAGGACGAGCGCTTCATGGCGGAGCTGGGCCAGGGGCTCTTCTTCCTGAGCTCGCTGGGCAGTGACGGGCTGCGCGACGCGCTGGTGCGGCCGGCGGAGATGGCCGGCTACCGCTTCGAGTCTCCGCACATGGTGGACAGCATGCTCCAGCACCTGGAGGCGACCCAAGGCGCGCTGCCGCTGCTGCAGTTCGCCGCCACCCAGCTCTGGGAGCAGCGAGACACCGCGCGCAGGCTGCTGACGCAGCAGCGCTACGACGAGATGGGAGGCATCGCGGGGGCACTCGCCAGCCATGCGGACAGCGTGCTGGCTCGATTGCCGTCGGAGTCCCGTACGCTGGTGCGGGCCCTGTTCCTCCGATTGGTGACTCCGGAGCGCACCCGGGCCATCGTCTCGCTGGAGGAGCTCCAGGAACTGAGCCGGGATACGGGGCAGATCCTGGCGCTGGCCGATCAGCTGGTGCAGGCACGGCTGCTGGTGGTGCAGACCGGGAGCGGAGCAGCGGGGGCGACGGTGGAGCTGGTCCACGAGTCGCTCATCCACCAGTGGCCCACGCTGCACCGCTGGCTGGACGAGACGCAGGATGACTCGGCGTTCTTGGATCAGCTGCGCAACGCGGCTCGCCAGTGGCACACGAAGGGGCGGGACAGCGGGTTGCTGTGGCGGGGAGAGATGGTGGAGGAGGCGCAGCGGTTCCAGCGCCGCTACGTGGGCGAGCTGCCCCAGGTGCAGCTCGACTTCCTCAAGGCTGTCGCCTCTCAAGCGGCGCGCTCCACGCGGTGGAGGCGGATGCTCGTCATCGGCGCGATGGTGTTCCTGAGCTTGCTCGTGGCGGCCTCCGCGGTGGCGCTGGTGAACATCCGAGAGTCCAAGCAGGAGGCCGAGCACCAGGCGCGCGAGGCGCGCAAGGCCGAGGTGGCGGCGCAGCGCAGCTTGGCCGAGGCGAAGGCCGAAGCACTGGCGCGGCAGAAGGCCCAGGAGGAGGAGCAGGCCGCGCAGAAGAAGGTGCAGGAGGAGCAGCAGAAGAAGTTGGAGCTCTTCCAGCAGCTCCGTGAGGCCAACGCCGATTATGAGCGCGCGAATGACGGGCTCACCCGAGCCGTACGCCAGGCCCGCCTCTCGGAGCGGAAGGCCAAGCGAGCAAAAAAGGCCTCCGACGAGAGCGAGAGGAGGGCGCGCGAGGATCGGGAGCGGGCACTTCGCGCGGTGGAGAGCCTCCAGGAGAAGCTTCGCCAAGAAAAAGAGCGCCAGGAGCGCACCATCGAGATGGGCCCCGTGCCCTCGCTGTACCTGGACAAGGAGGCGAAATGA